The genome window ttgtccaagcatattttgattctcacgtgtgcatgatttattctgggtgctcattgatctactcgtccactgccatgattgcttcattttattagtagagacccatttttagggacttagaagggtgctacggtttttaccgtaccttcctgataagtaacctgaccctcgaacccgatccggtttttcacagaccaccttttccaaactaaggagtcacacttagggtttttctttcttattttgtttaccctttaaaaataaaacaaaaataagtggcgactctaagtcattttcataatcaaaataaaaaaatcaatttttcgaaataaaaagtgagtttcgccatcgagcgggaaacgcatgagccgaaatgcggggtccacaaaatggcgactccactggggatacttttagagggtcaagcttgaacttaggatgaagcaaatgtggcgtttgatgaGTCGGTCAGTGGATACCtatctcttgattgcacattgagagttccCGATATCATTGGATGCATGATTGGATATTGTACTCATTTAGGACATTGATATgttgattatgatgattgattgCCTTGATTTGGGCTTCTGATGCTGCGATTCTTTTTGTGCATCATTGCTATATCTATTAGGGACACTGATATGCTAGTTGCATTGATCGATTATCTTGCATTGTTTAGCATAGTGACCCTGATTTTGTCATGTTTGTtttgatcacttcacatgcatacactcgcCATTGTATATCACTCagcttgacatgttgattatctgacttgtatactattttgatcgtctttgagcatgatgttttgtatcactattcgtcttgattgtcgtattctcgcttatcttgtgtgtacatgagtgatatatcctgcTCTGCCTGACTGTATGATCCATGACTGCCCTCcctctgcatgattgcatgccgcttgtctatgtgggtctcacTTTTATCCCCTTACTTCCAAATCTCTTGATCTCGGTCATTCCTTTTatctcggttctcactattgcaagtgtgagaccttctgtgtgcttgctctctgaccgagccagagattaggagtagggtctagcgacgggctatatcgatgcacgggagcattctggaggagagcgacactttgatgtcgattggagtccgatcattgaaggcttgtatagccccgagctaggtttcatggatatttgtgcggCTAGTTTGTTTCATTTCCTGTTTTAGCTTCCtaggattttcggatgcacccacaccatcactgtgcactctagttgactattgagcgttgagagtttgagaggtttcaccataggaaaccccctgggatgtcgaggtagtgcatgtgtggaggtgatgaccaccttgcatggaagcaccccgtctcttcggaggcgtgcagagggttgcgtactgccggagggtatgatcgttTCTGTTAGGGATCTTTAAaatccacccatatccatttaaaGCCATCTTCAcctcgtaggttgagccgtagattcttcgattaggactccctccctacacgtgggtgcatctgagagcCTTCAGAGCCTTTGTAGTCACAGTTTGGATTTGTTactccttccttttttttagtCTCCATTTGAGAGTGCTCAGagatcagtttgagtttgagtatcggttggatcaCCTTCGTCACGTCACTTTAGTTTGTTCTTGTCACCCGATGAGTTCagcatgttttctccctagagttttcgttctcatttcttggctTGACGCACCCcttcactttgttgtcacttactcgatactttgggatatgttcatcgATCATCTTTTTACACTACACACCTATCACGAGCTCGGTACCTCATTCTTTGTTGATCCTTAGTTCGATTTTCgactcgatgctcatattttcattatagaaaggtgaaagacacattttcatattcacacTTTTTTTCAGAGAGTTGCCTTGATCACCTTACCATTTTTTCTCTTATGAAGCTCGAGTCAAAATTTGAGTTAAAGATATATGTTTATTGGTGGAGTACTGATCTCGTGATTGTGTGTTTTTCGCACCTCTTTTATCCCAGATTATTGATGGAGATTCTTtggtcacatttgtagccatctcgcAGTGGATATCTTTGTGACTCTAGAGTTTTCATCAAACATCCAGATTTCGGATTGCCATCTCAGGACCATGTGCTTACATGTTGTATTGTCGTCTTTTAGAGTTTTATCTCGTGTCCTTCATCCGTTTTATTTGCATTGTATGGAGTCAGTTTAGGAGTCGGTTGAGTTTGGAGTCACATTCTTGGAGGAGAGTTCAAGGACGATTGATCAGAGCAGATTCATATCCGAGTTCAGATAGTTCAGTTGAGATGTCAGATGAGCTAGCTTCCACACTTACTTCCATTCAGGAGTTCATGGCCGGAGTCAGTAGACGCTTGGATCAGTTAGAGAGTTCTTGCCAGGATCCTCATCCGGCTGGCGTGGTCACTGACGAGACGATTCCTCATGCATCTCAAACAGCACAGACTCGTCCACCTGGGGTTTCACTTAGTACTCCATTCCATCTGGCAGACCATTATGAGACCATTCTACCACCTACTGTCACAGTGTCGCCTCCCATGGTTCCTACTATTGGGGATACTCGATTGGCCGAGCAGGAGGCCAAGGTTGAGAGGCTCGATTCCATGATGAGACAGATCAGATTGCAGGACGgaggtttgacttgggatgaCAGAGATGGCATACCGGCGGCTAGCTTGCCCGCCAAGTTCCGCATGCCAGACATTGAGCGCTACAGTGGGATTGGTTGTCCCAAGATCCATTTGAGGCTATACAGCATAGTCATGAGAGCACATGGGACAGATGATGCGCAGTTGGTGGCCCTCTTCCCTATGTCGCTTAGCGGGGCAGCTCAGAGGTGGTTTGCTTCAGTTGAGCCTTCGAGACTTCGCACCTGGGAGGACGTGGCTCGTGAGTTCCTGACTCAGTTCGCTTTCAGTGCCGATATTGATGTATCCAGACGAGAGTTGGAGGCCACTAGACAGAGGCCAGAGGAgtctatttcttcctttgtcACTCGTTGGAGGGCAAAGGTAGCTGGTATGGTAGACCGGCCTAAGGAGCAGGATcagattgatatggttcttcGGAACCTACAGCCGAGGTTCGCTAGACGTCTGGTAGGCATCCCATTTCAGGATCTTAGGAGTTTGGTTCATGCTGCTTTCAATGTAGAGGAGGCTATGGCTCGAGGATTATGGACAGATACTGCTACTTCCCCTGACAGTAAGGGGAAGAGGCCGATTGGATCATCTACCAGATCTGGAGAGGTTGGTGCTATTAGCTATCGGCACCAGAGGCCCGCGCATCACTCAGCTTATAGGCCTCCTACAGTCAGAGCTCCTTTCTCTCTTCCACAGTGTCAGTATCAGTTGGATTATGCTCAGGAGCCTTACATTGCTCAGACTAGCACGCAGCCGCGACCACCACATCCGAGAGTCGCTGCTCACCCACCGCCTAGACCATATACACAGAGGCCCTCGAGACAGTTCACTCCCTTGGGCATGACCttgactagagcttttgagaagctcaGAGATGCTGGAGTGATTGCTCCTTTGGCGCCGAGGCCTTTGCCTCATCCTATTCCTCCTCATTTCCGTTCACATGAGCACTGCTTGTATCATCAGACCCCGGGGCACGATACTGAGCGTTGTTCAGCACTCCATCATGCGATATAGGATTTGATCGATTCAGGGGTGGTTGACTTGGCTAggccaagtgtgaccaccaaTCCCCTTCCTGCACATTctacacatgcagttcctcctcctcctgGTCTTCAGTAGATTGTTTTGGATGTTGATGGTATTGATGGTCGCATGGTATTTTGG of Vitis vinifera cultivar Pinot Noir 40024 chromosome 17, ASM3070453v1 contains these proteins:
- the LOC104882385 gene encoding uncharacterized protein LOC104882385, with translation MSDELASTLTSIQEFMAGVSRRLDQLESSCQDPHPAGVVTDETIPHASQTAQTRPPGVSLSTPFHLADHYETILPPTVTVSPPMVPTIGDTRLAEQEAKVERLDSMMRQIRLQDGGLTWDDRDGIPAASLPAKFRMPDIERYSGIGCPKIHLRLYSIVMRAHGTDDAQLVALFPMSLSGAAQRWFASVEPSRLRTWEDVAREFLTQFAFSADIDVSRRELEATRQRPEESISSFVTRWRAKVAGMVDRPKEQDQIDMVLRNLQPRFARRLVGIPFQDLRSLVHAAFNVEEAMARGLWTDTATSPDSKGKRPIGSSTRSGEVGAISYRHQRPAHHSAYRPPTVRAPFSLPQCQYQLDYAQEPYIAQTSTQPRPPHPRVAAHPPPRPYTQRPSRQFTPLGMTLTRAFEKLRDAGVIAPLAPRPLPHPIPPHFRSHEHCLYHQTPGHDTERCSALHHAI